Proteins co-encoded in one Polaromonas vacuolata genomic window:
- a CDS encoding DUF4337 domain-containing protein gives MSDDGFHVHGPHDHELEHAAQGGHESGGMVAQIAVITAIIATVGALFSYMGGNTQATAGLLKNDAAIKKTEASNQWNYYQSKSTKQSLSEFARDLAPEDKKHIYIAKIERYDKEKADIKLVAEKLEAESTSFNAASEEQMHQHHRWAQATTVLQISIALAAIALLTRKKWLEYGMFGLAGAGLVVGALAALHI, from the coding sequence ATGTCTGATGATGGATTTCACGTACACGGTCCACACGACCACGAGTTAGAGCATGCTGCTCAAGGCGGCCATGAAAGCGGCGGCATGGTCGCCCAAATTGCGGTGATCACAGCCATCATCGCCACCGTAGGCGCCTTGTTTTCTTATATGGGTGGCAACACCCAAGCGACTGCAGGATTACTTAAAAATGATGCGGCGATTAAAAAAACCGAAGCCTCAAATCAGTGGAATTACTACCAATCCAAAAGCACCAAACAGTCTTTGTCCGAGTTCGCGCGCGACCTTGCGCCCGAGGATAAAAAACATATCTATATCGCCAAGATAGAACGTTACGACAAAGAAAAAGCTGACATTAAGTTAGTCGCCGAAAAACTCGAAGCAGAGTCAACCAGTTTTAACGCAGCATCTGAAGAACAAATGCACCAGCACCACCGCTGGGCACAAGCCACTACCGTGCTGCAAATTTCGATAGCGCTGGCAGCGATTGCCTTGCTGACACGTAAAAAATGGTTAGAGTACGGCATGTTTGGTTTAGCCGGTGCGGGTCTGGTGGTTGGTGCTTTGGCGGCGCTGCATATTTAA
- a CDS encoding FAD-binding oxidoreductase, which translates to MNTSLLQELSAICGQTHVLSEGDLTAYEQDWRKRSRGKALAVVRPSSTEQVAAIVKACAKAGVSLVAQGGNTGLVGGSTPDGSGLQVVLSLQRMNAVRSLDPANLTMTVEAGCILQTLQETAEKAGFLFPLSLAAQGSCTIGGNLATNAGGTQVVRYGNARELCLGLEVVTAQGDIWQGLSGLRKDNTGYDLRDLFIGSEGTLGIITAATIKLYPQPAARLTAWAAVPSMEEAVKLLGLAHQHLGAGLTGFEVMGQFALSLVAKHYKQQRVPLYEDTAFCVLLENSDHESESHAREQFEKLLETALEQGCVTDAVVAENIAQAHQLWHVRESIPLAQADEGLNIKHDISIAVSLIPKFVAETDALLAQAIPGVRLVNFGHLGDGNLHYNVQAPEGSDGVAFLRDKEEEVNTIVYDSVARFEGSISAEHGVGSLKLEKLEKHKSPVALAMMRSIKQALDPQGIMNPGRVFKT; encoded by the coding sequence ATGAATACCTCACTACTCCAAGAATTAAGCGCTATCTGCGGTCAAACCCATGTGCTGTCCGAAGGCGACCTGACCGCCTATGAACAAGACTGGCGCAAACGCTCGCGCGGCAAAGCGCTGGCAGTGGTGCGGCCGTCGAGCACCGAGCAAGTTGCCGCCATCGTCAAAGCCTGTGCCAAAGCCGGCGTCAGCTTGGTCGCCCAAGGCGGCAACACTGGTCTGGTCGGCGGCTCAACCCCAGACGGCTCTGGTCTGCAAGTGGTGCTGAGCTTGCAGCGCATGAATGCGGTGCGCAGCTTAGATCCAGCCAACCTGACCATGACGGTAGAAGCCGGTTGCATTTTGCAGACCTTGCAAGAAACCGCAGAAAAAGCCGGCTTTTTATTCCCCCTGAGTTTGGCCGCGCAAGGCAGTTGCACCATAGGCGGCAATCTAGCGACCAACGCCGGCGGCACCCAAGTCGTACGCTACGGCAATGCGCGTGAGCTTTGCTTAGGCCTTGAAGTGGTCACCGCACAAGGTGATATTTGGCAAGGTTTGAGCGGGCTGCGCAAAGACAACACGGGCTACGATTTGCGCGACTTATTCATCGGCAGTGAAGGCACTTTGGGCATCATCACTGCGGCAACCATCAAACTCTATCCACAGCCAGCGGCTCGGCTAACCGCTTGGGCCGCCGTGCCGTCAATGGAGGAAGCCGTCAAATTGCTGGGCTTGGCGCACCAACATTTGGGTGCGGGGTTGACGGGTTTTGAAGTCATGGGCCAGTTCGCGCTCAGCTTAGTCGCCAAGCATTACAAACAGCAACGCGTGCCGCTTTATGAAGACACGGCTTTTTGCGTGTTGTTAGAAAACTCCGACCATGAGAGCGAATCGCATGCGCGCGAGCAATTCGAAAAACTGCTAGAAACTGCACTCGAACAAGGCTGCGTAACCGATGCAGTAGTGGCAGAAAATATTGCCCAAGCCCATCAGCTCTGGCATGTCAGAGAGAGCATTCCGCTGGCCCAAGCCGATGAGGGGCTCAACATCAAGCATGACATTTCGATAGCGGTATCTTTGATCCCTAAGTTTGTTGCCGAGACCGACGCCCTGCTTGCACAAGCCATCCCCGGCGTGCGGCTGGTTAACTTCGGCCATTTGGGTGACGGCAATTTGCATTACAACGTGCAAGCGCCAGAGGGCAGCGATGGCGTCGCGTTTTTGCGCGACAAAGAAGAAGAAGTCAACACCATAGTCTATGACTCGGTGGCACGTTTTGAGGGTTCGATTTCAGCCGAGCACGGCGTCGGTAGCCTCAAGCTAGAAAAGTTAGAAAAACATAAATCTCCAGTAGCACTGGCCATGATGCGCAGCATCAAACAAGCGCTAGACCCACAAGGCATCATGAACCCTGGCCGAGTCTTCAAGACATAA
- a CDS encoding dihydrofolate reductase has protein sequence MTLNLIFARAANGVIGKDNALPWHLPEDMAHFKRLTQGCTVLMGRKTWDSLPPKFRPLPGRRNIVITRQATWLADGAVTANSLEHALSLCASDESVWVIGGAEIYAQAEPLANRMEVTVLAQDYAGDAYAPTVGPDWVTTERQENLSTNGIRFSFITYIRSNKLLGK, from the coding sequence ATGACGCTGAATCTTATTTTTGCCCGCGCGGCCAATGGCGTAATTGGTAAAGACAATGCCCTGCCTTGGCATTTGCCAGAAGACATGGCGCATTTCAAACGCCTGACACAAGGCTGCACCGTGCTGATGGGCAGAAAAACTTGGGATTCACTACCGCCGAAATTCAGACCGCTGCCCGGGCGGCGCAATATCGTCATCACGCGGCAAGCGACTTGGCTTGCCGACGGCGCAGTCACCGCCAACTCACTTGAACACGCACTCAGTCTGTGCGCCAGCGATGAATCGGTATGGGTTATTGGCGGCGCAGAAATTTATGCCCAAGCCGAGCCACTGGCCAACCGCATGGAAGTGACCGTACTGGCACAAGACTATGCAGGCGACGCCTACGCCCCAACGGTTGGCCCAGACTGGGTAACAACTGAGCGCCAAGAAAATTTATCCACCAACGGTATTCGCTTTAGTTTCATCACCTACATTAGGTCAAACAAACTTTTGGGGAAATGA
- a CDS encoding thymidylate synthase, with protein MTTPTYSQYEDFMRHVASQGVNKADRTGTGTQSVFGHQMRFDLNQGFPLVTTKKVHLKSIVHELLWFLQGSSDNNWLKERGVSIWNEWAKEDGDLGPVYGVQWRSWPTPDGGHIDQISEVIHTLKTNPDSRRIIVSAWNVADLSKMALMPCHAFFQFYVAPGEDGKPGKLSCQLYQRSADIFLGVPFNIASYALLTHMVAQQCDLDVGDFIWTGGDCHIYSNHQEQVALQLSRQPLPYPTLHIKRQPPSLFDYQFEDFEFLNYQHHPAIKAPVAV; from the coding sequence ATGACAACGCCAACTTACTCTCAATACGAAGACTTCATGCGCCACGTCGCCAGCCAAGGCGTGAACAAAGCCGACCGCACTGGCACTGGCACCCAAAGCGTTTTTGGTCACCAGATGCGGTTTGATTTAAACCAAGGCTTCCCGCTGGTGACGACTAAAAAAGTTCACCTCAAATCCATAGTCCACGAACTGCTGTGGTTTTTGCAGGGCTCTAGCGACAACAACTGGCTTAAAGAGCGTGGCGTGAGTATTTGGAACGAATGGGCTAAAGAAGACGGCGACTTAGGCCCAGTCTACGGCGTTCAGTGGCGTAGCTGGCCGACGCCGGACGGCGGCCATATAGACCAGATCAGCGAAGTCATACACACGCTAAAAACCAATCCAGATTCGCGCCGCATTATTGTCAGCGCATGGAATGTGGCCGATCTCTCAAAAATGGCGCTCATGCCGTGTCATGCGTTTTTTCAGTTTTATGTCGCGCCCGGTGAAGACGGCAAGCCCGGCAAACTCAGCTGTCAGCTGTATCAGCGCAGCGCAGATATTTTTCTCGGTGTGCCGTTTAATATTGCCAGTTACGCTCTGCTCACACACATGGTGGCGCAGCAATGTGACCTTGATGTGGGCGACTTCATCTGGACTGGCGGCGACTGCCATATCTACAGCAATCACCAGGAACAAGTCGCGCTGCAACTGAGTCGCCAGCCCCTGCCTTACCCCACACTGCATATCAAACGCCAGCCGCCCTCGCTGTTCGATTACCAGTTTGAAGACTTTGAGTTTCTCAACTACCAACACCATCCGGCCATCAAAGCACCGGTCGCGGTTTAA